From Plasmodium malariae genome assembly, chromosome: 4:
tttccccATTGCTTTTTAAAGAGATTTATAGGAAGGAAAAACTTTCTCAAGTTCAAGTAAACAGGAAAACGATATATCTGAAAAATGCGAATGACGAAACAAATTAAAGAAGATTAATCCACACACTCCCCTcctgtaaaatatataaaatataataaattgtacatgtgtatatgtacatgggtattatatatgtataatgaCTATTAAAATAGCAACGCCCACTTTTTGCTTAGTTCAATATTGTTCAACTCctgtaaaataattaaaatacaagTTACTCAAATGGAATTTCACAACTGAATGTGAAAGTTTACCAACTGCCCCTCGCATTTgaatcttaaaaaaatatttgaaagaTGGTATgaaattttgcaaaaaagaAAGCAGTAAAATAGGTAATAAAATAGGTAATAAAATAGGTAATAAAATAGGTAATAAAATAGGTAATAAAATAGGTAATAAAATAGGTAACAAAATAAGCAACATATTAGCAACAATTTAGCAACATATTAGCAACAATTTAGCAACAATTTAGCAACAATTTAGCAACATATTAGCATCAATTTAGCAACATATTAGCATCAATTTAGCAACATATTAGATCAATTTTGCAACATATTAGCATCAATTTAGCAACATATTAGATCAATTTTGCAACATATTAGCATCAATTTAGCAACATATTAGATCAATTTTGTAACATATTAGCAAAAAAtgttcaaaattttaaagggGAAAGGGAGcccatattttaatttattaaaaatttgtaatgGTGACATGAAGGcccttttttcttcctcGTTTAGGGAGGAGAACAAAAAAGTCAATTTGAACAATAATGTAATTATTGAggataaaaagaaagaagaaaaagtaagAGAACAAATATTGCACTTAAGCAATGatgcaataaataaaatgaaagaagtaaattctaaatataaaaattccaAAGCATTAAAAGTGTGCGTAGAAGCTGGAGGTTGTTCAGGATTTCAGTACTCCTTTTCATtaattgataaaaatgaaataaaagaaagagatgtaattgtatataataagGAATGTGTTGTAATTATAGATAAACATGCTGTtgatattttaagaaatagcAAAATACATTACACCAATAAtcttatttcaaaaaaatttaccattgaaaatatacaaaatatttcgTCCAAATGTTCCTGTGGAAATTCTTTTGATATTGATTTTTactaaaaagaagaaaaaaaaaaaaaaaaaaaattgagagAAAACCATATGAACACAGAGCTCACATTTGAAGTTAAAATTGCCTTGTAACAGAAGTTAGCCAAAGGAGGGAAGACCCATTAGAATGATTCTACTGCAAATTAATTTTACGTCGAATTAATATTACGTTGACCTAACTTTGAATTAACTTTGAACTAACTTTACTTCCATTAAACTTTACTTTCAATTAACTTTACTTCCAATTAACTTTACGTCCAATTAACTTTACTTCCAATTAACTTTACGTCCAATTAACTTTACTTCCAATTAACTTTACTTCCAATTAACTTTACGTCCAATTAACTTTACTTCCAATTAACTTTACGTCCAATTAACTTTACGTCCAATTAACTTTACTTCCAATTAACTTTACGTCCAATTAACTTTACTTCCAATTAACTTTACTTCCAATTAACTTTACTTCCAATTAACTTTACTTCcaattaattttacttcttttttttttgtgcagAAAATGTTGTGAAAATATGCACAGAGAGTCACTTCAGGGATAGAATCGATTCTCCTTACAAAGGGGAAACTTATACACACATTAGTACtgacatatgtatatgcacatattgcatgttattttaattttttgaacttcaataatttttttttctcttttctcctttatctttttttttttcgttttgttGTTTGAATTATCacagtatattttttttcgttgtCAATTGGTATATTGCACGATGCACAGGTGTGTGTCTGGATTCCGGGGGAAGGGTGATCATATATGAgggaatattttaatatttatttaggctttttttattagccATATATTGTTGAGTTAaggtatataataatatgcatgtgtacatatgtatgtgtaaatgcgtatatacaaatttatgtGCAAAAGCAATGTCAAATAAaccaacaaaaaaaaaaggagtcTAGTGTTAAAACCCCATTTTCagtaaacatttttaataatgagtttgtactattttaaaaaaacgaCACATATACCTGTGCGCATGTGCACATATGTGTATCAtcaaatgtaaataaaagaagaggAAGGCAGGGATAACGAAAATTTCCtgcttaataaaataatcatattatatcaaattttaatttcaaataaaaacaaaaagagaaTATTGAACACTTGGCATTTTGGGAAAAATGCACaacaaaagaacaaaaaaacaaaaaaaaaaaaaaaaagaaagaaaagaaagaaaaaaggtgaaaaatggaaaaaccatagagaaaaaaatagaataatataaaaatcattttcataatatcataatactgcataaatggaaaaatggAATATTGTAAAATGACGAAACAGGGATGGTGTGGAAGAAAATTTTCCCCTTCTTGGACACCCTATAAATTAACGTCATTAATTCTGGTGTtgaaatcatatatttttcttttaattttgtcCATGTCTgccaaaacaaaaaaaaaaaaaatatatatatatacatgcatatatacatgtatacatacaagCATGCATATacaaacttatatatatatatatatttatatttatacacacaACGCGTTAGCATTCGCTACCTTCATAAGCGTACGAAAAAATGTTGGACACAGAGTCACTTGACGGCAAAGACAATTTATCATCTGCAA
This genomic window contains:
- the IscA1 gene encoding iron-sulfur assembly protein, putative; protein product: MFKILKGKGSPYFNLLKICNGDMKALFSSSFREENKKVNLNNNVIIEDKKKEEKVREQILHLSNDAINKMKEVNSKYKNSKALKVCVEAGGCSGFQYSFSLIDKNEIKERDVIVYNKECVVIIDKHAVDILRNSKIHYTNNLISKKFTIENIQNISSKCSCGNSFDIDFY